The DNA sequence AGTTTTAGCTAGAACACTGTTGAACAATAATTCATGCAAAccttttgtatatatttatttgaaaacctagaaaaaGCTCTAACATGAAGCATCATTTAGTTTTTCTACAATGAACTAAACCAGACAAGCTCCATGTGAATTTACAATAACAAATAAGTCCTTACCCTttacttctttctctttttctttaataaactTCTCTCTCACACTCATACACTCTCACAAGATGGAAGAAGAACACAGCAAGAGACAAGCCaatgtttgaatgaaaaacagCTTACTTCATTGACTCAAACTACTTGACTTGCACTACATATAGAGAGGAAACATGACACTAAGGGACAACATCTCATACAACCATTCAAAAAGTAAACAACAAAAAGATAACATGCTAGCTTGCACAGTCCAATCAGCACACAAAAAAATGTCCTTCTTTCATGCACGTACGTACGTGACTAGCAACAGAGAAAATCAACTCCTCAACAACGCCTCGAGCCTTCTGCACTACTTTCACCGTGAACCTTCTGAACTACCTTCACCTTGAGCCTTCTGAACTTCTGATTATAATCTAACATGTCATGTTAGATTATGGTGCAATGTTCATGtttcctctctttctttctctcttcatcCTTCATGTATAAATACCACCCCTATAAACACGACTTCATTGCTTGTGTTCAAGCAGTGAGATCAGAGGAATTCAATTAAGCTCCCATTAACTGATCCAAAAAGGCAAGTGTAAAGGTCTTTGGATCACCAACTTCAACTGAGGTTGCTAGGGTTTTAGCTTGCCTCTTTGAGAAGGATGTGGACTTCCAACTCATTCGCTTTGATAGTTTCAAGGGCATGTCGAGGAAACCAGATTATCTCAGgctacaagtatatatatatatatatattatttatatatatatttcattattttgttctaCAATTAGTTTTATAATTGGGAAGATGGTTTAATACAGTTGATATGCTAATGGAATAGTTGAAGTAGTTTAATAGCTTGCATGGACGTGCATGTTTGTTGTCTTTGGTTTCCATTAGATTTCATGAtgtaacattattattttttatttctattttattattttttttatttgccattgttggtgatttttttaattatggttTGATGCAGCCAGCAGGTCAAGCTCTCACTTTCGAACATGGTAGTAGAACTCTCGTTGGTATGTTCAATCTCtgtttctaaaaattttttaaaattatttaaataaatattacattatttaatttttaaattttataatatttaatttttgcaatatcaatcaaattaaaatttagtcaattaaaataaaagctcTCATTCCAACcgaatatttaaaaataattaattaaccaatCGATTAATTAGCGATTTTTATCCGCCATCCAAATGTTACATACTCAGTGGCAAAGTTTAAAAGTTTATTTGGAATAAAGACATCTCCTCAACCCAACTTCAACATTTATATATCTCGATCTCTTTCATGATCATATTTcaatttaacttttattaaGAAAGATTAAAggtaattaaatatatatagagagagagagggagagaccttcttttctcttttacttattttttaatgcaaaccccgtaaatatttcatttattattaagtATTTGATTTACTCATTAACTTAGTAATAAACAGAATCAAGAGAGATATGCAGATATATAGCAGAGAAATTCGCAGACCAAGGGAACAAAGATCTTCTCAGAAAAGGAACACTAGAGAGGGCATTTATAGAACAATGGCTACAAACAGAGATGCAGAGTTTCGATCCACCGACATCGGCATTACTGTTTAACTTGGCATTTGCTCCAATATTGGACCTCGAACCAGACCAAGAGGTTATCACCAAGAGCAAAGCAAAACTAGCCAATTTGCTGGATGTTTATGAGCAAAGGCTCGAGGAAACAAACTATCTTGTTGGAGACAAGTTCACTCTTGCTGATCTTTCTCACCTTCCAAACACACATTATCTCATTGCTGACATGAGATGTGGGCATCTTTTAAGGTCGAAGAAGAGGGTGAGCAATTGGTGGGACAAGATGTCAGAGAGGCCGTCGTGGAAGAAGGTGCTGGAGCTGCAGCAGCAGCCACCTCCAGTGCTCTAAATGTTCTCAAGTTTGTCGGGAAGTTGCTTGCATGCATATGATTGCATGGCTAAGATAGTTATACACTGCTACTTCATTATGTGTCTCtgcttttttatgtttgtttgtggTGCGCTTGTCTTGTTGGTCTTGTGATATGGATGTCTATCTCTCGTATTGTATAATCTAATAAATAAGGTGTCATGTATAAAGTCTAATTAAGATAAACGAAGTTCTCTTTATCGAGTTGCTTGTTTGTTCCAATAACAATCATCATCAATCAATTATGACAACTACAATACACGAGAGGACGATAGattcaaatttatttcttattacatttttttatcttactAGTTTAAAGggttatttgattatatataatgaaatcatATGTAAacgaaattacagtgtaagtgaaaatgtctgtatttcaacttacatcatTGTTGTTTGAGCTGACCGTATTTATAAATGATGCATTTACTTTTTGTGTGTTTGatttgatataaatttaaaagtatAGTAACCATGTAAGTAAATTGGTGAGATTACACCAttacctattattattattattaattatttagtactctttattaaaattaatttaaataaaaataattaattaattaatttaatcaattttaatatttctttaattttattacttgaaaaaaattttataattaattttattaattttataaaaaaaacttatgataaagtatttaattttaaaaatataatatttatttaattttattacttaaaagtatttttataattaatttttgaaatcaatataatattttccataaaaaaatatttttgtcataaaaatatttaatcatataaatatcagattataaaaatatttgatatttatttaattttattacttaaaaatatttttataattattttttagaacaatataatattttcaataaaaaatatttttgtcataagaatatttaatcatataaatattaaattataaaaatatttaatatttctttaattttattaccgaaaatatttttataattaaatttaaagataatttactttattaaatatttttataattaaatataatggtGAGTGGATACCACTTATTTTACTGGATTTGAACTTACAGCAAAATTTTGCTGTAAGTTGCAATGCTGTAAAAGTAAGTGAGATGTAAGTCCACTTACATGTAAGTAGGGGTTGACATGAGCCGGGAGACCCATGGGCTAGCCCGAAcccagcccaaaaaatacagggcatgggtttagaaagttggcccaaaaaaCTGGGTTGGGCTCAAATATTTTGGCCCGATTGAATTTCGGGCTGGGTTTGAGTCAAatgaattttgacccgacccgacccgacccgacccgaataaataaataatatatatatcatatattatttataatatatataattatatatataatatttgttgataataatactacttatttatatagaatttatttgaaccatttataatacttgtgttgtatttttttcaaatgtttgaaaaaattttaggggttgtagtagtagttttatttagttatttcaatttttcataaaaaaattatttattttttgggtcgggttgggctgggcctgggcctaatgacagtcaaatgggtcgggtttggatcaaaacaatttggcCCGAACATGGCTCGACCCAGCCCAGCccgaatatatgggttgtatatttgagtctagcccagcccaaacccgacccagcccggcccatgtccacccctacatGTAAGTGATACTTTTATAGCAAACCAAACAAtcacttacatgtaaaaccaCTTAAATTATAGCTAGTTACAGCTAATTAcaggtaaccaaacagcccctaagtGTAATTGAATTTACAAATACCTGGAGGtactttattttcataaatgttttatttgtttggatGAATTTGAAAATCCTAGTATAACTTGAAATGCACCAAAAACATATGTTAGTATATTTGAACTTACAATCTAATCCAGTGTAAAACAAGATTTTGAAATTGTAACTATATTATAACTTAAAATCCACTATATGTACAACTACATCTAATCAAACACCGCCTACGATGATTATATTTCCAATTTGttacttttaaaaaacaaactcaaaacaacatgtttttttttttcttcaactttttctTCCATAagtgaatccaaacatgaatgaTTGAAATCAGAATTGcttaactctctctctctctctctcacacacacacacacacacacacacacacaaataaaagtaaaaaacaattcaaaatctaagaaaaaataGGTTAATTGAAATAGGCCTTTAACAAAAGTATTTAAGGACAACCGAGGTGCTCAGCTCATGCAGTGGAATGCCACTTGGGGATGGCTTAAAATTCAAAACCATGCGCTTGTGTAATATAGAAATAATGTTCATCCACTGTTCCACGCCCCAGGTACTGTTTTAGGATACTGATTAAATAGGTCCTGGATGAGTCTTCTATGGACGGAATTATATCCTTCTCCTCCAGAGTTGTGTGGGATGGGGAGTTATTAACTCATTATGATTTTTGCAAATCTTCTAGGCATGCACGCAATAAACTTTCATTATGTATATGGTGCCTAGACGAGTTGATAAATCTCTAGGGAATTGATAAGCCATCCTAACTAGTGCACCTCTATACTTGCCTTTCTCTTAACAAATCCTTAAGTGAGACTCTTGTCGCCTATTGTCATAAAACAATTGTGCAAGCAAAACTCCATGTTCATTTGTTAGGGTAgcatataataatgataaatttagtACTAACATCTGTAAATGCTTTTTTAAGTTAAAGACTAATGTTATAGAAACTATGTAGATACTGTGGATCATGCAAGTTTTCCAAGACAATTTTATCTTCAGTTTGTTTGCTAATATTTTGACTGAAATGAATTTGTTGAAAATGAGTGTTTTTGCAAGTATTCAGTTGTTTatgctattatttatatatccttACAGTTATAATAcaattttgttgaaaatataattGGGCAATTTGTTGACAAAAACAATGCTAATTAAAGTCATGAATTTTGTGGGAAAATAAGCAAGCTCAATAATATTGTGCTTGACAAATGTACTTAGAGTATGCTTCATACATAAttgtttacaaaaaaaattagtatactTCATTAGTCTCAAAATCTAATTTACTATGTCAATGGATTATGGAAAACTTTTTTAGATGCTaaactaaattataattttgtttgcaTATACAATTGTATAGACTTTGgtgtttttttcagaaaaacaaaGGTTGACTTTATAGATGAGATTAATGGTtatctaaaagataaaaaatcaaaatatataattatcatactCCAATTGTGTCGTGGCAAATGATTTAGaggttatatttatattttttgaaaattttatttgtctatTACACATGATTAAATTAGAAACTAATTCAATGCAAGAAAATTTAGAATATCTAACTACTGATGAATGCCCTTACCAAGGAAGTTACTGTATTTTAAAACAAgtatagttaaattttttaatgaataaatatggAGATTActgtttttataattattttttagtttaattgaTTAGTTAATTCTTGTGAAGATTTTTGAGTAAATGTGATCAAAACTCTAAAAGGATAAGTTAAATCTCTTCTTAATCTATGCGCTCCATCTCTAGTGACCTAGCAAGTGAAGGAACTGATAAAAAGGCTATTGAATTATTAGTAGAATCTATAGATGTAAAAAAGTGGTCcgaataaattatatatatatatatacttttagtTGTCATATCTTCTActttttagttaaataaaatcaatttttattttatactacttttattatttatcatatattttcatGATTTAACTATCCTAGGTTGGAAGTTTTTGGGTTCTTCCTACAATTATTGAGTAGAGAGTGATCAAGACTGGTAGTACTGCTTCTCTAAAAGATGTCAAAAGAAAGTTGGTCTTCTTACCAAAAGATTTTATTGTGAAAGTGTGACAAAGTTTGATTTATAGGGACTCCAAGGTAGAGTAACTATGgtacttttttattatatgttttttaattacaattttcatttgttatatttttaatggtgGGATTGATTGACTAGGTTCAAGGCCCAAGTAATTAAGAGTTATTAATGGGATTAGCAGTgcttcatttttgttttgtaacttaACATGAATTATAAGACCAAGCCTAATGAACATAACTAttgtattatataataattccaattaatttcatatatgtaCCAATGGATCCTTTCCAGTTGAGATTGATAGTTTGGTGGAAAGGAAATTACTATTtagatttaaatcaaaactcggAGTGTTGATAAGCATAATGAAGTCTATAGCGTTAGGAGGTTAGATGACAACAACaggataatattaaaatatgttttaaggtgttatattaaaaattatgttagcGTAAACTAAGTTAATAttagttattaaataattatcttacATGTTTAATATGACTATGATTGATCTTATTACAAAAACTAATGTTTTCAGGAATTTAATGTGTTTTTTCAACTTGAACACATTGATGTTGTTGAGCTAAAGGGGTAGCTATGGAATTGTCATCTGTATTTTTATGATAACATTTTTTACTATATTCACAACTCAATAAACTTCGAATGGTGTATAAATTTATGTGTCTAACAATGAGGTTAgtataccaaataaaaaaagtacaaaatattGATGTAATCCATTTATAGTTGAAAATGATGATTCCTTCAAAAATACAGTAGATGACAGTCCAACTAATGagatttcaagaaaaaatatggaaaaattaagaaaaaaatagtttataataaacaattttatCAAAGTTGGGTTTTGTAATCTAGATAGGATGATTTCATTTGTGGTTTTTGTCACTTTAATTCCATCAAACTTGAGATTATGTTTTAGTTTCAACGAAAGAAATATTGTTTGATGATAGGGATGTAAGCGTACATGTTGATCtcataataaagtgtgtgtaaagTAGAGTATCGGACCATAGGGaaggaggtgaatactagtaatgactctagACCGAAAAATAGCTTAAACCAATCGAGTAacatgtgtataagtaatacgaaagAATATAAGAAAATACGGGAGGCAATAGGAGAGAAATtaaggaagaaagtgatgtccgggcatagcatccctctagggttataaggcacatgacaatggttgtctaaacatgcaattctatttgaaccgaaaggtttctagaaatatacaaaaccctgaTTTTCTCAGGTAAGGTGTAACTAAATAGGTGCAGAGTTGATACAAAAAATCCacataatcgcattaacactctatgaaaccttattacAGACTAATGATAATATCTTAAGCAGTTAATCTCTCCCCTAAGAGAAATATTAcacctaatccgaatacagagcagaaatgcgatttctcatAAAATccgctccacatgattgcaaagagcacgaaAAACATCATCAATCCACTAGGAAGAATTGTGGaagacaaagtctcctagataccctaattagagatgtacccactatcctctcgtATTGCGGTAAGTCTATGCTAGATAGGAATTTTTTTTCGTCACGTAGCAATACCATGTATGGTTGCTAGGGCTTTCGCTTCATTAGAAATTAAGCATTCactcacacaattagactcaagtagatatgattgcaaataaagaaatcaattaagcatCAAAGTTTCAACaatcaaagtcaagaaaataaaccctagagtttaactatgcccacacatctacaaattagccctccattaatggagggcaagcattcaagatacagaTACAGGAGAAAAACATGAGAGTCATGAAAGCCCCCTTCTTAATCTCATCGATGAGGAATCACCGGAGAAACCCTAGGTAAGCTTCCATATATGCACGCCGCCAAGATGGCTTGAaggctacgatcttcaatccccttgaatgtataGCCGAATCCCCCTTGAAATTACTCCTTAGGTACTAGAGATTGGCTCTTTATATTCCTCAACCTCACCTCCAATTAAGAATTGCCtccaaagaatagaagaatagaatagaatatttccctagaaatcctcataagttttatttatacccAACTACTTATGGGCTACTTATGGGCGTAAGGAATAGGCCGTAAGGGTGCTGGAGAAGATGGGTCGCTAGCCTTACGGGAATGCTTATGGCTATAAGCCCTATCGGTAAGGTCTTCTGTTCATGTTATGATCTAGCATAATACTGTAAGCACTGGACCATAAGCTTCACTGTTATGCTCCTTGCAACCTGATGAGTGTACATTGTTCACGTATTTCATATCTATTTctacactcatttggcatgcaTGAGAACCATAATGTGGAATTCCATGCTAAATATCGTGTGTTTTACATTAACAGGCTTAAGGCAGTACTTAAAGGCGAGGGAGatccaaaagaagaaatttagatcaaaaacaataaaattagagctctctcagcatcactagaacaaggacaagacaaactaggtggcttacgggcagGTTACTATCCACGTTATGGCCATAAGTATAGTCCAGAAGACCTTGTAGGCATGCTTATACCAGTAAAAAAGGTTCAGAGTAAATTTAGAAGACCTTACGGTCAAAGCTTATGCCCTTAAGAATGCCCATAAGGGCCATCCAGAGGAACTTACGACCACAATGCATGCTCGTAAAGGAAGTCATAAGAAGCAATCAGAGAAGCTTATAGTCCGGCGCTTACAGGAGTAAGATGGACTAAAACATAttcagaagaccttacagatgaGGCTTACAGCCATAAGTATTCCCGTAAGGCTTGTGACTATCTTCCCCATCTCTCTTACAGCCTAGCCCTTATGCCTATAACCAACCCGTAAGCAGTCGAGCATAAATGAAACttaagaggatttttagggcatcatctaTTCTATCTCTCTATTCTTTGGGTGGTGATTCTTGGGGGTGAGATTAAGGAAGTAAATGGCCGAGTCTCCAGCACCTTAGGCAAGATTTGGAAAGGGATTTGGCCCGGTATTCAAGGGATTGGAGATCATAGCCGATTGACAAGGGAGTTTTCAtggatcctatgtttactttaattctttgtatcttgaatgcttgccctccattaattgagggctaatttgtagatgtttgggtgtAGTTGAActctatgatttatttttgtgactttggttgttggatatttaatgctttaattaatttcatagttgcaatcatatctacttgaatctaattgcttgtttgaatgcttggttgctaacgaggtgaaagccctagctattaTGTTTGATATGCTACGTGACAAGTAGTGACACACCTCTTACGTCCAAATAATAAAGTACCCGACaggtcgggtagtcgaatccatagggaatggaagtattagtaatgactacttctaagttatctagtcggaatcaagaatatggtgaaatgaactcaaacacaagaatatgaatgtcACAAACAAGCAAGGAAGAGTAGAAATGAGGAAGATcacaatcaatgaaaatgaggtaCTTGGGCAATTCTCCCCTAGGATTTGACATTAAGTGCAAGTTTCACAGAGTGTTTTTAAACCAAGTTAATCCAGTCAaggaaatccaagaataatcaaTCCTAGCCTCctgatcaccgatactagtcccctaccaGGTCCTAGTGGACAAATCACTCAatatcaacacctcacaccacatgtGACCGtaatagactctagggattcctaagagtacatccgattcctaaggatagacctaaccctactttttAGGTGAAAATCTctaaccccttacaaggtcccggtagagaaatctcttaacctcacacctcacaccaaatatggttaaaGCCTAGGGAACACAGACATAGAATATAATAATCGGAAGGgcaaggggacactccactatctcatgactcaccttctcattcctcttcaatcttgaggttctaaccctaatggagacatctctctcaccaaggcaaacaaatcatgcataccaattaaccataagatcaacaaGGCAAGGAAGtaataagaaagcaagattgaaactcaattaaactcggatttaatagaaaacacaaagtaaatcaagTAAATCAATGCAAGaataaaatcctagggttcacatacccaaatacctactagggtttagcacTCTATgtggcaagttacaaaacaaataatgcaatgtaaatcaataaaactcatggaataaaacccccttgaatacATGTTAATGGCCTTGATGGGACGTTCGATGTATTGAAGGATTCCTTTTTGACGCCAGGTCACCAATGGCTTCCCCAATGCTATGACGAAGAAAGAATCtgtcaaagttggtgaagaacgccccCCAAATTCGCAAAGTCCTCCACTTCAAACCCTAGCTACTTTGCCTctcaaaagcaatgaaaacatcCCTAAAGAATAGAGCAAAACAGCTATTTATATCTACCAATATGTTCCTATCACGTACCTTGACCTGCCCGGGTCAGCTGCCACCCACCCAAGTGGAATTCTGACCCCATCGAGCAAACAGcagttttgctacaatattacTACAgtggtttgctacagtactttgctatagtgctcCTAACAATAAGGCTctaacactcttctcttaaggccacatggacAGGCACATGTCCACATAGTCTGTTATAAGGCTCCTTGTCATCTAATCATTATTGGAAAGGCTCatgaagtcttcacacaagtaaAGACATgaaaatgtgactgcctttatgcccttccaatTCACAATTTAACTCAAATTCTCTTGCAAGTTgacacacacccccatgtgtatgagctccacttgtgtcttgatctttacaCTACAACATATTAGTTCTTCGCCGGCATTTTTATTGACCTTTAGTGGTGTTTATAAACGCCAGTAAATCACTTCAGGGTAACTTTGGAAAACGCCGGCGACAACGTCACTAAAGTAGCGGCGTTTGTTATCCAAAAACGCCGCTAGTATGACCAGCGTTTGATCGTAAAACGCCGGCAATGTCGAAGCTGGTTCTTCGAGAGTAGCCCGGTTTCGCGGCGTTTAATATATAAACGCTACAAAGTTTTTTGCGTTTATCAAGAAAACATGCCgcaaaaaaatacatagttggacactgaattttttatttattcgcGGCGTTTAAGTAATAAAACGCCACCAAAGGGCCGGCATTTTCTGACTAAACGCCAAAAATACTGCGATCtgtatattatttctttgttgACTATGCCgcagttttaaaataaaaacgcAGTAATTGGATAAAACACCgtaatttttcagatttttttgcatttaattcctgtaataaatttgaatattacctaaaacccaaattaaacttcattaataaaaataaatatgaaggcAATAAATAATGTACAATCTTGTATGTGAATACcataatgatatataaatttaatcaacttCGAGATCTTCAGTCTCATTCACAatcacaaatatttaacaaaa is a window from the Dioscorea cayenensis subsp. rotundata cultivar TDr96_F1 chromosome 2, TDr96_F1_v2_PseudoChromosome.rev07_lg8_w22 25.fasta, whole genome shotgun sequence genome containing:
- the LOC120279655 gene encoding glutathione S-transferase F10-like, encoding MGNDVFHMVDFEWWNQLQSIKVSIYHGVTLKVLSTFEVERSPVGFSQSRIEALQAEIQQLRTGQQAIVASQELIKANLIHTLDILSQLVPPPLVFLCDWWLHAKVTFVIAWLIVVQDGTHYGAMFMFPLFLSLFILHASVKVFGSPTSTEVARVLACLFEKDVDFQLIRFDSFKGMSRKPDYLRLQPAGQALTFEHGSRTLVESREICRYIAEKFADQGNKDLLRKGTLERAFIEQWLQTEMQSFDPPTSALLFNLAFAPILDLEPDQEVITKSKAKLANLLDVYEQRLEETNYLVGDKFTLADLSHLPNTHYLIADMRCGHLLRSKKRVSNWWDKMSERPSWKKVLELQQQPPPVL